In Hyalangium minutum, the following proteins share a genomic window:
- a CDS encoding polysaccharide deacetylase family protein has protein sequence MPATGSRTPAATTPASPGRNATYTIHAKDTLGSVAKAKLGDPKRWTEIAELNKDILPDPNRLPVGMTIELPPANRAEKPVQPPAVKGIFWPERFQGKAALTFDDGPHPVNTPKVLDILKRYGAKATFFVLGKKAREYPELIRRIVAEGHTLGNHSDDHPDYVKVSREEIERQLNAAQAAVDAALGRSHPMVQMRPPYGSMDNVVKEVIHARGNMAVLWNADSWDWRYRNDDPRILANVFAVPGGVQTTGGAILFHDIHPQTVRVLGDVLTRLKRLGIAVVTTDELLRQKYAAAPPPAVS, from the coding sequence ATGCCTGCCACTGGTTCCAGAACGCCTGCCGCGACGACGCCCGCCTCTCCCGGACGCAATGCCACGTACACCATCCACGCCAAGGACACGCTCGGGTCGGTAGCCAAGGCGAAGCTGGGAGATCCCAAGCGCTGGACGGAGATCGCGGAGCTGAACAAGGACATCCTTCCGGACCCCAACCGGCTGCCAGTGGGCATGACGATCGAGTTGCCTCCAGCGAATCGCGCGGAGAAGCCCGTGCAGCCGCCTGCGGTGAAGGGGATCTTCTGGCCCGAGCGCTTCCAGGGGAAGGCCGCGCTCACGTTCGATGACGGGCCGCACCCGGTGAACACGCCGAAGGTGCTGGACATCCTCAAGCGCTACGGAGCGAAGGCCACGTTCTTCGTGCTCGGCAAGAAGGCGCGCGAGTATCCCGAGCTGATCCGCCGCATCGTCGCGGAGGGGCACACCCTGGGGAACCACAGCGATGACCATCCGGACTACGTGAAGGTGAGCCGGGAGGAGATCGAGCGGCAGCTCAATGCGGCACAGGCGGCGGTGGATGCCGCGCTGGGCCGCTCCCATCCGATGGTGCAGATGCGCCCACCGTATGGCTCGATGGACAACGTGGTGAAGGAGGTCATCCACGCACGCGGGAACATGGCGGTGCTGTGGAACGCGGACTCGTGGGACTGGCGCTACCGCAACGATGACCCGCGCATCCTGGCGAACGTCTTCGCGGTGCCGGGCGGCGTGCAGACCACGGGTGGGGCGATCCTCTTCCACGACATCCACCCGCAGACGGTTCGGGTGTTGGGGGACGTGCTCACCCGCCTGAAGCGCCTCGGGATTGCCGTGGTGACGACGGATGAGCTGCTGCGCCAGAAGTACGCGGCAGCGCCGCCTCCCGCGGTGAGCTGA
- a CDS encoding MOSC domain-containing protein, which translates to MAMQLTARTVRVLIGAEPKNHVTRDMPEVKVGFEGFVGDRHSGLTRKADVRTPWFPKGTLVRNTRQVSLVSTEELALMAEALGLPQVLAAWLGANLELAGVPGLTQLPPGTRLFFPEDVALVVEGENEPCRKAGRALEAHHPEQAGLASRFVKAAHHRRGLVGWVERPGVIRPGDKVKVMLPPTVAYSLPTEPGSVGQST; encoded by the coding sequence ATGGCGATGCAGCTGACAGCCCGTACGGTGCGCGTCCTCATTGGGGCCGAGCCGAAGAACCATGTCACGCGGGACATGCCCGAGGTGAAGGTGGGCTTCGAGGGCTTCGTGGGAGATCGGCACTCGGGGCTGACGCGGAAGGCGGACGTGCGCACGCCGTGGTTCCCCAAGGGGACGCTGGTGCGCAACACGCGGCAGGTGTCCCTGGTGTCTACGGAGGAACTGGCGCTGATGGCCGAGGCGCTCGGGCTGCCCCAGGTGCTGGCGGCGTGGCTGGGCGCGAACCTGGAGCTGGCCGGAGTGCCGGGGCTGACGCAGCTGCCGCCGGGAACGCGGCTCTTCTTTCCCGAGGACGTGGCGTTGGTGGTGGAGGGGGAGAACGAGCCGTGCCGGAAGGCGGGCCGGGCGCTGGAGGCCCACCACCCGGAGCAGGCAGGGCTGGCGAGCCGGTTCGTGAAGGCGGCACACCACCGGCGCGGGCTGGTGGGGTGGGTGGAGCGGCCGGGGGTGATCCGCCCGGGGGACAAGGTGAAGGTGATGCTGCCTCCCACGGTGGCGTATTCCCTGCCCACTGAGCCCGGGAGTGTCGGCCAGTCGACGTGA
- a CDS encoding MBL fold metallo-hydrolase encodes MSVELRRNGLHLTGTPLSLDATRKSPLSFVSHGHTDHIARHEATISTAATLRFMTHRLGPVGAPLAVPFNQIFELGSLTLELLPAGHILGSAQIRVIRSDGKRIVYTGDLNVVPSLTAEPVQVAECDTLVIEATFGHPRYRFPPKDEVLAKVEAWVRQQLERGTVPVLLGYPLGKSQEAMKYLAGKGLSLVAHASIFEMAQLYTELGVTIERLRRFDGKVEPGEVLFFPPHLARGGGLSGLWPRATAVLTGWALDPGAAYRYGAQVAFPVSDHADCPSLVKYVKDTGAREVITHHGFKEELAQLLREQGIDARALGSKPQQLALF; translated from the coding sequence ATGAGCGTCGAGCTGAGGCGAAACGGACTGCACCTGACAGGGACCCCGCTGTCGCTGGACGCGACACGCAAGAGTCCGCTGTCCTTCGTCAGCCACGGCCACACGGACCACATCGCTCGGCACGAGGCCACCATCTCCACGGCGGCCACGCTGCGCTTCATGACGCACCGGCTGGGGCCTGTGGGCGCGCCGCTGGCGGTGCCGTTCAACCAGATCTTCGAGCTGGGCTCCCTGACGCTGGAGCTGCTGCCCGCGGGGCACATCCTGGGCAGCGCGCAGATCCGGGTCATCCGCTCGGACGGCAAGCGCATCGTCTACACGGGGGACCTGAACGTGGTGCCCTCGCTCACGGCCGAGCCCGTGCAGGTGGCCGAGTGCGACACGCTCGTCATCGAGGCCACGTTCGGCCATCCGCGCTATCGGTTCCCTCCGAAGGACGAGGTGCTGGCGAAGGTGGAGGCGTGGGTGCGCCAGCAGCTGGAGCGGGGCACGGTGCCGGTGCTGCTCGGCTACCCGCTGGGCAAGAGCCAGGAGGCGATGAAGTACCTCGCGGGCAAGGGCCTCTCGCTGGTGGCGCACGCGTCCATCTTCGAGATGGCACAGCTCTACACGGAGCTGGGAGTCACCATCGAGCGGCTGCGGCGCTTCGACGGCAAGGTCGAGCCGGGCGAGGTGCTCTTCTTCCCGCCGCACCTGGCGCGCGGAGGCGGGCTGTCGGGGCTGTGGCCTCGGGCGACGGCGGTGCTGACGGGCTGGGCGCTGGACCCGGGTGCGGCGTACCGCTACGGGGCGCAGGTGGCGTTCCCGGTGTCGGACCACGCGGACTGCCCCTCGCTGGTGAAGTACGTGAAGGACACAGGGGCTCGCGAGGTCATCACCCACCACGGCTTCAAGGAAGAGCTGGCGCAGCTCCTCCGGGAGCAGGGCATCGACGCCCGGGCGCTCGGGAGCAAGCCGCAGCAACTCGCGCTCTTCTAA